A window of Pirellula sp. SH-Sr6A contains these coding sequences:
- a CDS encoding dihydrolipoamide acetyltransferase, whose protein sequence is MAIKKDKAENAKQVKEAHGDKSKDAGPAKGGGLVGKLLLAAFVSAVVITETFVFFFLVPSGEEVAALAEHRLITIAQEIDAKEKEHEAEEDHIIEFDLGTFSISFIPPGADMNYRVEFRLYGELHAKDVEHLQAIFDERQGRFRNRMLLEIRNASLQELEENQLGLIRRRLLATSTELFGEAILLSVGFHDYQVIED, encoded by the coding sequence ATGGCAATCAAGAAAGACAAAGCGGAGAACGCAAAACAAGTCAAAGAGGCTCACGGCGATAAATCCAAGGATGCTGGCCCTGCCAAGGGTGGCGGACTCGTCGGGAAGCTGCTCCTCGCGGCATTCGTCAGCGCCGTCGTCATCACGGAGACATTCGTCTTCTTCTTCCTCGTTCCATCGGGTGAGGAAGTCGCCGCGCTGGCCGAGCATCGCTTGATCACCATCGCGCAAGAAATCGACGCGAAGGAGAAAGAGCATGAAGCTGAAGAGGACCACATCATCGAATTCGACCTCGGTACCTTCAGTATTTCCTTCATTCCTCCCGGTGCAGATATGAACTACCGCGTGGAGTTTCGGCTTTACGGCGAACTGCACGCCAAGGATGTCGAGCATTTGCAAGCAATCTTCGATGAACGGCAAGGCCGATTTCGAAATCGCATGCTCCTCGAAATCCGCAATGCCTCGCTTCAAGAATTGGAAGAAAACCAATTGGGGTTGATTCGACGCCGGCTATTAGCGACAAGTACAGAGTTATTCGGAGAAGCGATCCTGCTCAGCGTCGGATTTCATGACTACCAAGTCATCGAAGATTAG
- a CDS encoding 1,2-dihydroxy-3-keto-5-methylthiopentene dioxygenase — protein MASVFIEEQNRTISDPAEISAFLKPFGIWYEHWQVAGRLKSDASDTDILTEYQPEIDAVKAKGGYVTADVINVHPQTPNLDAMLQKFNKEHTHSEDEVRFTVSGKGVFHLHPEGGPVFGVTVESGDMINVPRGMKHWFNLCDDHHIRCIRFFEDATGWAPHYVDNPIHEQFSPMCFGGSYLSSENADESKGGIPSKFEMRSAPSN, from the coding sequence ATGGCAAGCGTATTTATCGAAGAGCAAAATCGAACCATCAGCGATCCGGCTGAGATCTCGGCATTTTTAAAGCCATTCGGGATTTGGTACGAGCATTGGCAGGTCGCGGGGCGGCTCAAATCCGATGCGAGCGACACCGATATCTTGACCGAATACCAGCCCGAAATCGATGCAGTCAAAGCGAAAGGAGGTTACGTGACGGCGGATGTCATCAATGTCCACCCGCAAACCCCCAACTTGGATGCGATGCTTCAGAAGTTCAACAAAGAGCATACGCACAGCGAGGACGAGGTGCGTTTCACCGTTTCGGGCAAGGGAGTTTTTCACTTGCATCCGGAAGGTGGTCCCGTTTTCGGAGTAACGGTCGAAAGCGGGGACATGATCAATGTCCCGCGCGGCATGAAGCACTGGTTCAACTTGTGTGACGACCACCATATCCGATGCATTCGTTTCTTCGAAGACGCGACCGGCTGGGCCCCTCACTACGTTGACAATCCGATCCACGAACAGTTCAGCCCCATGTGTTTTGGCGGCAGCTATCTGAGTTCAGAGAACGCGGATGAGTCGAAAGGTGGGATTCCCTCCAAGTTCGAAATGCGATCGGCCCCGAGCAACTAG
- a CDS encoding zinc ribbon domain-containing protein produces MRVDEPPILPPVISPDLDSDWERARPDTELPCPACGSPRQLGARFCTACGVPFAPPSSDGKPSILEAPVLDRTDGEAATPVDSSGTSFHCDNCGADVDVPTGGNSLRCPFCDSTYVIELAAEKRRTLRPEFVIGFAISRERALELFFEWLGKNSWFRPGDLKARSFTDKQQGIYLPFWHFSMIAESRWRAQIGEYWYRTETYRVKNSKGQWETRTRQVRETEWWPLSGEYRKYYSGYMVSASKGLPHSESLKIQPYQLTHMMRYRPDYLAGWLVEEYSVTKDEALTTTSQEFRDREKRGIASFLPGDTYQSLEVTTDLDVGGTDLVLLPVHILTYRYRDRVFRFLVNGQTGKIYGEKPWSKTRVTVAIVAGALLILLLIVIVVLLTHPRIGA; encoded by the coding sequence GTGCGAGTCGACGAACCACCGATTCTTCCTCCCGTCATTTCGCCCGATCTCGATTCGGACTGGGAGCGGGCGCGGCCTGATACCGAGCTTCCCTGTCCCGCGTGTGGATCTCCCCGGCAGCTGGGAGCTCGTTTTTGCACGGCATGTGGTGTTCCCTTTGCACCTCCGTCGTCCGATGGCAAACCCAGTATCCTCGAAGCACCGGTTTTGGATCGAACAGACGGTGAAGCTGCGACGCCTGTGGATTCCAGTGGTACCAGTTTCCATTGCGACAACTGCGGGGCAGATGTGGATGTCCCCACTGGTGGCAACAGCTTGCGATGTCCGTTTTGCGATTCGACATATGTCATCGAATTGGCGGCCGAAAAACGCCGTACGCTCCGCCCCGAGTTCGTCATCGGATTTGCGATCAGCAGGGAGCGTGCCCTCGAGCTCTTCTTCGAATGGCTCGGGAAAAACAGTTGGTTTCGCCCTGGGGATTTGAAAGCCCGTTCGTTCACTGATAAACAGCAAGGGATTTACCTACCCTTTTGGCATTTCTCGATGATCGCGGAAAGCCGTTGGCGAGCTCAGATAGGCGAGTACTGGTATCGTACCGAAACGTACCGAGTTAAGAATTCGAAGGGGCAATGGGAGACGCGTACACGCCAAGTGCGCGAGACAGAGTGGTGGCCCCTCTCGGGCGAGTACCGCAAGTACTATTCAGGGTACATGGTTTCGGCGTCCAAGGGGCTTCCCCATTCGGAATCGCTCAAGATCCAGCCTTATCAGCTGACGCATATGATGCGATACCGCCCGGATTACCTCGCGGGTTGGTTGGTGGAGGAGTACTCCGTCACCAAGGACGAAGCGTTGACGACGACCAGTCAAGAGTTTCGGGATCGCGAGAAGCGAGGCATTGCGAGTTTCCTGCCGGGAGATACGTATCAGAGTTTAGAAGTCACGACCGACTTGGATGTGGGAGGAACGGATCTTGTCCTCCTTCCTGTCCACATTTTGACTTATCGGTATCGCGATCGAGTCTTTCGCTTCCTGGTGAATGGGCAAACGGGCAAGATATACGGCGAAAAGCCGTGGTCGAAGACGCGGGTCACAGTTGCGATCGTTGCAGGTGCTCTTTTGATTTTGCTCCTAATCGTGATCGTGGTCCTTTTGACCCATCCGAGAATAGGTGCGTGA
- the fliN gene encoding flagellar motor switch protein FliN has translation MSDTTASSTNADRSTTQAENILERAEAALRDVEESLRAPNVKRYDLEELVGSDGPPEKVSIDLLRDVQLELKIELGRTRMSLDEILRLRKGSVITLDKLAGDPVDIFVNGRLVARGEVLVLNDNFCVRVAELVGSDAI, from the coding sequence ATGTCCGATACCACTGCTTCGTCGACCAACGCCGATCGTTCCACAACCCAGGCAGAAAATATTCTGGAACGAGCGGAGGCCGCCCTGCGCGATGTCGAAGAATCGCTTCGAGCTCCGAACGTCAAACGTTACGACTTAGAAGAACTCGTCGGATCGGATGGCCCGCCAGAAAAAGTATCAATCGATCTGCTGCGCGATGTTCAACTCGAACTGAAAATCGAACTCGGGCGGACTCGGATGAGCCTCGATGAAATCCTGAGGCTTCGAAAGGGATCGGTCATCACCCTCGATAAACTAGCAGGGGATCCCGTCGATATCTTTGTGAACGGCAGATTGGTCGCTCGCGGCGAAGTTCTCGTTCTCAATGATAACTTTTGCGTTCGGGTGGCGGAATTGGTGGGCAGCGATGCTATTTAG
- a CDS encoding Gfo/Idh/MocA family protein, producing MNQLTPDEKNIGQNNFHEAVGFTRREFMQGVVAAGAVSGAGLGAMYFGYNKVNDPVRVGVIGVGDEGNVLIGGCNPDYVTVKAIADIRPFGIHRAFHGDWASPAANSARPGLIKQYKYSSEDEARKNVKVYDATNGGIDALLKDEEIEAVIIALPLHLHAPIAVKAMQAKKHVLTEKLMAHNVAQCKVMARISEESTDQNGHPIHLATGHQRHYSVLYDNAVHLLKWGMIGQLHHIRAQWHRGNLPGKDSWQPWLPGGEIGLDPKQSRVLAELTKFKNELEKAKSPAEIDLLTKKVAQWEAWMKDIDVDAEKFGYINKKLGDRDRPAIEELVRWRIFERTGGGLMAELGSHQLDAATIFCSALRSDGKKAHPLTVHALGGRHIFPFDRECDDHVYCSFEFPGPEYSEKFDAGYTIPGVKGIPGYDTDPNKKIVVTYSSINGNGYGGYGEVVMGTKGTMIIDKEQEVMLYAGSDTGAAVGVKAAKGGYALDTQASGGSSAPIAKAASNSGPVSRGYTEEIEHWAYCIRNPDPANRPKCYPEVAMADAVIALTTNVAMRKGARGEAGFVKFEESWFDVKSDDTPDGSNVSQEMDAMRNYKIDGGTQSA from the coding sequence ATGAATCAGTTGACTCCAGACGAAAAGAATATCGGACAAAACAATTTCCACGAAGCTGTTGGCTTCACTCGACGAGAGTTCATGCAAGGTGTCGTTGCTGCGGGTGCCGTTTCGGGCGCCGGATTGGGCGCGATGTACTTTGGATACAACAAGGTGAACGACCCCGTTCGCGTCGGTGTGATCGGTGTGGGAGATGAGGGAAACGTGTTGATCGGGGGATGCAATCCCGACTACGTCACGGTGAAGGCGATTGCCGATATTCGTCCCTTTGGCATCCATCGAGCATTCCATGGAGACTGGGCTTCCCCAGCAGCGAATTCCGCTCGACCTGGATTGATCAAACAGTACAAGTACTCCAGCGAAGATGAAGCCCGCAAAAACGTAAAGGTTTACGACGCGACCAACGGTGGCATCGATGCTTTGCTAAAGGACGAGGAAATTGAAGCTGTCATCATCGCGTTGCCTCTTCACCTGCACGCTCCCATCGCCGTAAAGGCCATGCAGGCCAAAAAGCACGTTTTGACCGAAAAACTGATGGCGCACAACGTCGCGCAGTGCAAAGTCATGGCGCGTATCTCCGAGGAAAGCACCGACCAAAACGGTCACCCCATCCATTTGGCCACCGGTCACCAACGGCACTACAGCGTTCTCTATGACAATGCAGTACACCTTCTCAAATGGGGAATGATCGGCCAACTTCACCACATTCGAGCCCAATGGCACCGAGGTAACTTGCCCGGCAAGGACTCTTGGCAGCCCTGGTTGCCCGGTGGTGAAATCGGCCTAGACCCAAAGCAAAGCCGCGTTCTGGCAGAACTCACCAAGTTTAAAAACGAATTGGAAAAAGCGAAATCGCCCGCCGAAATCGATCTGCTCACCAAGAAAGTCGCCCAATGGGAAGCTTGGATGAAGGACATCGACGTCGATGCGGAAAAGTTCGGTTACATCAACAAAAAATTGGGCGATCGTGATCGACCCGCGATCGAAGAATTGGTCCGTTGGCGGATCTTCGAACGAACCGGTGGCGGACTGATGGCAGAGCTGGGTAGCCACCAACTTGATGCGGCTACCATCTTCTGCAGCGCCCTCCGCTCCGACGGCAAAAAAGCACACCCACTTACGGTCCACGCATTAGGCGGACGGCACATCTTCCCGTTCGATCGCGAATGCGATGACCACGTGTACTGCTCGTTCGAGTTCCCCGGACCCGAGTACAGCGAAAAATTTGACGCGGGCTACACCATTCCAGGCGTCAAGGGAATTCCGGGCTACGATACCGACCCCAACAAGAAGATCGTCGTTACCTACTCGTCGATCAACGGTAATGGATATGGCGGGTACGGTGAAGTCGTCATGGGGACCAAGGGAACCATGATCATCGACAAAGAGCAAGAAGTCATGCTGTATGCAGGCTCCGATACCGGTGCCGCTGTAGGTGTCAAAGCGGCCAAGGGTGGGTACGCCCTGGATACTCAAGCCAGTGGTGGATCCTCCGCACCGATCGCCAAAGCGGCCTCCAACTCCGGGCCCGTTAGCCGTGGCTACACCGAAGAAATCGAACACTGGGCTTACTGCATCCGAAACCCAGATCCTGCAAACCGTCCTAAGTGCTACCCCGAAGTCGCTATGGCCGACGCGGTCATTGCACTCACCACCAACGTGGCGATGCGAAAAGGAGCGCGAGGTGAAGCGGGCTTTGTCAAGTTCGAAGAGTCTTGGTTCGATGTCAAGTCGGACGATACTCCGGACGGAAGCAACGTCTCGCAAGAGATGGATGCGATGAGAAACTACAAGATCGATGGCGGAACTCAATCCGCTTAA
- a CDS encoding FliO/MopB family protein, with amino-acid sequence MLFSLPLSTFPFFPSPQVGSSREISARTWLGSVVLVFSCFAANVQAQTEPRSYGDPSIVQPRGLSIQPSRSASEPAAAPYNATGLPPASSARQSPPQPVSQPTSLPNSLPQPDQSVQAASYNAPVSLPALSQSSSSTASAKSNGIALKAPKSPKEGEVERPTSSLGTFFSVLFSLGIVLSMFLGLAWLYRKSQPQSAAKLPSEIVQILGRTNIAPRQSMMVVRFGSKLLLVSQQPGQTETLSEITDPIEVDRLAGICESKAPRSATQSFSNVLLQVAGVNK; translated from the coding sequence ATGCTATTTAGTCTACCGTTGTCGACGTTTCCCTTTTTTCCAAGCCCCCAAGTTGGATCCTCGCGCGAGATTTCTGCGCGAACGTGGTTAGGCTCTGTCGTCTTGGTCTTCTCCTGCTTCGCAGCTAACGTTCAAGCTCAAACGGAACCCCGCTCTTATGGCGATCCTTCGATCGTTCAGCCGCGCGGACTGAGTATCCAGCCATCGAGATCTGCCTCCGAACCAGCGGCTGCACCCTACAATGCCACGGGACTGCCACCCGCGAGTTCGGCTAGGCAATCTCCCCCCCAGCCGGTCTCACAGCCTACCTCGCTACCGAACTCTCTGCCCCAGCCCGACCAGAGCGTTCAAGCTGCCTCGTACAACGCACCCGTCTCGCTCCCTGCCCTATCCCAATCTTCGTCATCGACTGCAAGCGCCAAATCCAATGGCATTGCGCTGAAGGCGCCCAAGTCGCCGAAAGAAGGGGAAGTAGAACGTCCAACCAGTTCGCTAGGAACCTTCTTTTCTGTCCTGTTTTCACTTGGAATTGTTCTGAGCATGTTCCTCGGGCTCGCGTGGCTCTATCGCAAATCGCAACCCCAGAGTGCTGCAAAACTCCCTTCGGAGATCGTCCAAATTCTCGGCCGAACGAATATTGCACCGAGGCAGTCGATGATGGTCGTGCGATTCGGGAGCAAGCTTCTCCTGGTGAGTCAGCAACCAGGCCAAACAGAAACCCTGTCTGAAATCACGGATCCGATCGAAGTCGATCGGCTGGCAGGGATTTGCGAATCCAAAGCTCCGCGTTCCGCGACGCAGAGCTTCTCGAATGTTCTATTGCAAGTGGCCGGGGTAAACAAATAG